A single region of the Nisaea sediminum genome encodes:
- a CDS encoding N-carbamoyl-D-amino-acid hydrolase yields the protein MSRKEVFAVAQMGPVHLKDTKAEVVARLIEMLREAHGRGARWITFPELALTTFFPRYIYDTPEEYDVFFEEGLPSPAMAPLFEKAKELGVGFYLGYAEKIMEGGQYRRFNTSVLVGPDGSILGKYRKIHLPGTKDPIGDREFEHLEKRYFEVGDLGFPTFATPSGRIGMCICNDRRWPETFRVMALKGAEIFMLGYNTPTRNIHHPEPAHLREFHHRLSIESAAYQNAAWVMAAAKCGAEDGFAMIGGSAIVAPTGEVAVRAISEEDEVITHNCDLDLGAYIRRSVFDFARHRRIEHYGPITAQTGIEAAE from the coding sequence ATGAGCCGGAAGGAAGTGTTCGCCGTCGCCCAGATGGGGCCGGTTCATCTGAAGGATACGAAGGCGGAGGTCGTCGCGCGCCTGATAGAGATGCTGCGCGAGGCGCACGGACGCGGCGCGAGATGGATCACTTTCCCGGAACTCGCCCTCACCACCTTCTTCCCCCGCTACATCTACGACACGCCCGAGGAATACGACGTATTCTTCGAGGAAGGCCTCCCCTCTCCGGCGATGGCGCCCCTGTTCGAGAAGGCGAAGGAGCTCGGCGTCGGCTTCTATCTCGGCTACGCGGAGAAAATCATGGAGGGCGGCCAATACCGCCGCTTCAATACGTCCGTCCTCGTCGGTCCGGACGGAAGCATCCTCGGCAAGTACCGCAAGATCCACCTCCCCGGCACGAAGGACCCGATCGGCGACCGCGAGTTCGAGCATCTGGAGAAGCGCTATTTCGAGGTCGGCGATCTCGGCTTCCCGACCTTCGCGACCCCGTCCGGCCGGATCGGCATGTGCATCTGCAACGACCGGCGCTGGCCGGAGACCTTCCGCGTCATGGCGCTGAAGGGCGCCGAGATCTTCATGCTCGGCTACAACACGCCGACACGTAACATCCATCACCCGGAACCGGCCCATCTGCGCGAGTTCCATCATCGCCTCAGCATCGAGTCCGCGGCCTATCAGAACGCGGCCTGGGTGATGGCGGCGGCGAAATGCGGCGCCGAGGACGGCTTCGCGATGATCGGCGGCTCCGCCATCGTCGCACCGACCGGAGAGGTCGCGGTGCGCGCCATCTCCGAGGAGGATGAGGTCATCACCCACAATTGCGATCTCGATCTCGGCGCCTATATCCGGCGCTCCGTGTTCGATTTCGCCCGGCACCGCCGGATCGAGCATTACGGACCGATCACCGCACAGACAGGCATAGAGGCAGCGGAATGA
- a CDS encoding LysR family transcriptional regulator, producing the protein MINARQLEVICTVIEVGTTARAAELLNVSQPAVSNMIRHTEDLIGFPLFVRERGRLTPTREAQHIAQEAQYLFMQQKRIDDIVSELRGGTIGRLNLYATPSLGHGILPRVISEFVRNKPKLKLSVEFGSIDEIIEHLVSGRADLGFSITQPRHSVLTVRPVAEGRMMCVCPTDHELAYSERVNVTDLNHVKHISYAANTPLGQLIDPVFSKQGLERRYFCEVRHTATALEMALNGLGVTLVDSFALVGRDLTTLAVRPTNPVLKLNLFSITCNLFPTSNVALQFQSFFGEYLKPHDPAHTDV; encoded by the coding sequence GTGATCAATGCGCGGCAGCTGGAAGTGATCTGTACCGTGATCGAGGTCGGTACCACGGCGCGTGCCGCAGAATTGCTGAATGTCAGCCAGCCCGCCGTTAGCAACATGATCCGCCACACGGAGGATCTGATCGGTTTTCCGCTCTTCGTGCGCGAGCGCGGGCGTCTGACGCCGACCCGCGAGGCCCAGCACATTGCGCAGGAAGCGCAATATCTCTTCATGCAGCAGAAGCGGATCGACGATATCGTCAGCGAACTCCGCGGCGGAACCATCGGCCGGCTCAATCTCTACGCCACGCCCTCGCTCGGGCACGGCATCCTGCCGCGGGTGATCTCCGAGTTTGTCCGCAACAAGCCGAAGCTGAAGCTCTCGGTGGAATTCGGCAGCATCGACGAGATCATCGAGCATCTGGTCAGCGGCCGGGCGGATCTCGGGTTCTCGATCACCCAGCCCCGGCATTCGGTGCTGACCGTGCGCCCGGTCGCGGAAGGCCGGATGATGTGCGTCTGCCCGACGGATCACGAACTGGCCTATTCCGAGCGCGTCAACGTGACCGACCTCAATCATGTGAAGCACATCTCCTACGCCGCCAACACGCCGCTCGGGCAGCTGATCGATCCGGTCTTCTCGAAGCAGGGGCTCGAACGGCGCTATTTCTGCGAGGTGCGCCACACGGCAACCGCGCTGGAAATGGCGCTCAACGGCTTGGGGGTCACCCTGGTCGACAGTTTCGCGCTCGTGGGGCGTGACCTGACCACCCTGGCGGTCCGCCCGACCAACCCCGTGCTGAAGCTCAACCTCTTCAGCATCACCTGCAACCTGTTCCCGACTTCCAATGTCGCGCTGCAGTTCCAGAGCTTCTTCGGCGAATACCTCAAGCCGCACGATCCGGCGCATACGGACGTCTGA
- a CDS encoding ABC transporter ATP-binding protein, with protein MSHPILSIRNSVKRYGNVHALDHVDLDVAEGEFLTLLGPSGSGKTTLLTAIAGFTDLTEGTVSLRGRDITKEPPEHRDFGMVFQGYALFPTMTVRQNVGFPLKVRKRPASEIRARVDECLDLVQMGEYADRMPSQLSGGQQQRVALARALSFKPQVLLLDEPLSALDKKLRADLQWELKALHDQLGVTFIYVTHDQDEALSMSDRIVILKDGKIQQSGIPGELYNRPRTRFVADFLGKSNFLNVTIKERTGDQLECVAGGARFPVDASAHGLVMGNSAEVALRPERIRLGTAGSEFLTGTVKQVSYLGERCQVLLSHGALGQILVSCPTWKAGIDPAPGLEVGFGWDADACVILEAD; from the coding sequence ATGAGCCATCCGATCCTCTCGATCCGCAATTCGGTAAAGCGCTATGGAAACGTGCACGCGCTCGATCATGTCGATCTCGATGTGGCCGAAGGCGAATTCCTGACGCTGCTCGGACCGTCCGGTTCCGGAAAGACGACCCTTCTGACAGCGATCGCGGGCTTCACCGACCTGACCGAGGGAACCGTTTCCCTCCGCGGTCGTGACATCACCAAGGAGCCGCCGGAGCATCGCGATTTCGGGATGGTCTTCCAAGGCTATGCGCTGTTTCCGACCATGACCGTGCGGCAAAATGTCGGCTTCCCGCTGAAGGTCCGCAAACGGCCGGCGAGCGAGATCCGCGCCCGCGTCGACGAATGTCTCGATCTGGTGCAGATGGGCGAATATGCGGATCGCATGCCAAGCCAGCTTTCCGGCGGCCAGCAACAGCGCGTCGCGCTCGCCCGCGCGCTTTCCTTCAAGCCGCAGGTCCTTTTGCTCGACGAGCCGCTTTCGGCGCTCGACAAGAAGCTTCGCGCCGACCTGCAGTGGGAACTGAAGGCGCTGCACGACCAGCTCGGCGTCACCTTCATCTACGTGACCCACGATCAGGATGAGGCGCTCTCGATGTCCGACCGGATCGTGATCCTGAAGGATGGAAAGATTCAGCAATCCGGCATCCCGGGCGAGCTTTACAACCGGCCGCGCACCCGTTTCGTCGCGGATTTCCTCGGCAAGTCGAACTTCCTCAACGTCACCATCAAAGAGCGGACCGGCGATCAGCTCGAATGCGTCGCCGGCGGGGCCCGTTTCCCGGTGGACGCCTCCGCGCACGGTTTGGTCATGGGCAACAGCGCCGAGGTCGCGCTGCGCCCGGAACGGATCCGTCTCGGCACTGCCGGCTCTGAGTTCCTCACCGGGACCGTCAAACAGGTCAGCTATCTCGGCGAACGTTGCCAGGTGCTGCTCTCGCACGGCGCGCTCGGCCAGATCCTGGTCTCCTGCCCGACCTGGAAAGCGGGGATCGATCCCGCGCCGGGCCTGGAGGTCGGCTTTGGCTGGGATGCCGATGCCTGCGTCATTCTCGAGGCCGACTGA
- a CDS encoding extracellular solute-binding protein, which translates to MTETTDFEAKADIAEIAVERYKQGLLTRRGFIAAMGALGILPALGAKAMANTKEIIVVNWGGAAKDILQEVMCDTYTKETGIKVTVDGSGPSAGKIRAMVESGAVVWDLCDSGAGSAIILEQQGVTQAIDYSIVDKSKVLDGGIYNNGVANYVYSYVLASNPKLLGGNVPQSWVDVWNTKDFPGMRTFRKSVRGMLESATMSMGVAPKDVYEALGTDDGIKAAIDRFRQLREHVIVWGSGSDSQNLFLQEEVTMGNIWSTRAHLLKDQMDKDSFTVTFNGGVVAPGIWVVPKNNPVGTEEVMKFIAHAQTPELQVQWLEKIGCGPANPAAAALVPADFQSWNPSSPENLATQIMYNDAWYAKNQIAAEELYVDALIN; encoded by the coding sequence ATGACTGAAACAACCGATTTCGAAGCCAAGGCGGACATCGCGGAGATCGCGGTCGAACGCTACAAGCAGGGTCTCTTGACCCGACGCGGCTTCATCGCCGCCATGGGTGCCCTCGGCATTCTGCCGGCGCTCGGCGCCAAGGCGATGGCGAATACCAAGGAAATCATCGTCGTGAACTGGGGCGGTGCGGCCAAGGACATCCTCCAGGAAGTCATGTGCGACACCTACACCAAGGAAACCGGCATCAAGGTGACGGTCGACGGCTCCGGCCCGTCCGCCGGCAAGATCCGGGCGATGGTCGAAAGCGGCGCGGTGGTCTGGGATCTCTGCGACAGCGGCGCCGGCTCGGCGATTATCCTGGAGCAGCAGGGCGTCACCCAGGCGATCGACTACAGCATCGTCGACAAGAGCAAGGTGCTCGACGGCGGGATCTACAACAACGGCGTCGCCAACTACGTCTATTCCTATGTCCTCGCCTCCAACCCGAAGCTGCTCGGCGGCAACGTCCCGCAGAGCTGGGTGGATGTTTGGAACACGAAGGACTTCCCGGGCATGCGCACGTTCCGCAAGTCGGTCCGCGGCATGCTGGAAAGCGCGACCATGTCCATGGGCGTCGCGCCGAAGGACGTCTATGAGGCGCTCGGCACCGACGATGGCATCAAGGCCGCGATCGACCGTTTCCGCCAGCTCCGCGAGCACGTCATCGTCTGGGGCTCCGGCAGTGACAGCCAGAACCTGTTCCTGCAGGAAGAGGTCACGATGGGCAACATCTGGTCGACCCGAGCCCACCTGCTGAAGGACCAGATGGACAAGGACTCCTTCACCGTCACCTTCAACGGCGGTGTCGTGGCGCCCGGTATCTGGGTGGTGCCGAAGAACAACCCGGTCGGCACCGAAGAGGTGATGAAGTTCATCGCCCATGCCCAGACGCCGGAACTTCAGGTGCAGTGGCTTGAGAAGATTGGATGCGGCCCGGCGAACCCGGCGGCAGCCGCACTGGTGCCGGCGGACTTCCAGAGTTGGAACCCGTCCAGCCCCGAGAATCTGGCAACGCAGATCATGTACAACGACGCATGGTACGCGAAGAACCAGATTGCCGCCGAAGAACTCTATGTGGACGCGCTGATCAACTGA
- a CDS encoding ABC transporter permease — protein sequence MPRLTDKARYWMLVLPALAIMIIFYILPVLGIWEISVTEPDFGFGNYVKMTESNAVKTSFILTFRVAAITTIGCLLLGYIVAYTISNFASRLTPLMVALVLLPFWVSVLIRSFSWIVLLGRSGLVNDTLRDVGLITSPLRLMHNETGVLIAMIHVMLPFAVLPMLANMRGISRSYTDAARGLGASEWTAFRSVYFPQTLPGVFSGALLVFVLSLGFFVTPALLGGGRVLMISEYITYQIQEFLAWGLGSALSVALLIATALVLLVAARFVNLKSALLERH from the coding sequence ATGCCCCGCCTGACCGACAAGGCCCGTTACTGGATGCTGGTGCTGCCCGCTCTGGCGATCATGATCATCTTCTACATCCTGCCGGTGCTCGGCATCTGGGAGATCTCCGTCACCGAACCGGATTTCGGATTCGGCAATTACGTGAAGATGACGGAGTCCAACGCCGTCAAGACGAGCTTCATCCTGACCTTCCGGGTCGCCGCGATCACCACGATCGGTTGTCTGCTGCTCGGCTATATCGTCGCCTACACGATTTCCAATTTCGCCAGCCGCCTGACCCCGCTGATGGTCGCGCTGGTGCTGCTTCCCTTCTGGGTTTCGGTGCTGATCCGCTCCTTCAGCTGGATCGTGCTGCTCGGCCGCTCCGGCCTCGTCAACGACACGCTCCGGGATGTCGGGCTGATCACCAGCCCGCTTCGTCTCATGCATAACGAGACCGGCGTGCTGATCGCGATGATCCACGTCATGCTGCCCTTCGCCGTGCTGCCGATGCTGGCCAACATGCGCGGCATCTCGCGCTCCTATACGGACGCCGCCCGCGGCCTCGGCGCCAGCGAATGGACCGCGTTCCGTTCCGTCTATTTCCCACAGACGCTGCCCGGCGTCTTTTCCGGCGCGCTGCTGGTCTTCGTGCTCTCGCTCGGCTTCTTCGTGACGCCGGCCCTGCTCGGCGGCGGCCGTGTGCTGATGATCTCGGAATACATCACCTACCAGATCCAGGAATTCCTCGCCTGGGGGCTCGGTTCCGCGCTCTCTGTCGCGTTGCTGATCGCGACGGCGCTGGTGCTGCTGGTGGCGGCGCGCTTCGTGAACCTGAAATCCGCCCTGCTGGAACGCCACTGA
- a CDS encoding ABC transporter permease translates to MKTSTFRIFFNTGAWLVLAFLVLPLLVVVPVSLTDTSYIGLPKEHLSLQHYESYFTSPEWLHATWTSIWVGLAVAAAATVLGTAFSIGCWFLSDRAATIARWVLITPILVPPVVQSLGFYRFWVKLDLIDTYTGVILAHTLLALPYVSISVFAALANLDRRIPQAARSLGASVWQTVTNVVVPAARPGMLTGAVFAFIVSFDEIVGVLFITVRAVNTLPKVIWEGIQENIDPTIAAVSTFLVMITLAATAVVVLRRRIA, encoded by the coding sequence ATGAAGACCTCGACCTTCCGCATCTTCTTCAACACCGGCGCCTGGCTCGTGCTCGCATTCCTTGTGCTGCCGCTGCTCGTGGTCGTGCCGGTGTCGCTCACCGACACCAGCTATATCGGCCTGCCGAAAGAGCATCTCTCGCTGCAGCACTACGAGTCCTATTTCACCTCGCCGGAATGGCTGCACGCGACCTGGACCAGCATCTGGGTCGGCCTTGCCGTCGCCGCGGCCGCGACCGTTCTCGGCACCGCGTTCTCCATCGGCTGCTGGTTCCTCTCGGACCGGGCGGCGACCATCGCGCGCTGGGTTCTGATCACGCCGATCCTGGTGCCGCCGGTCGTGCAGTCGCTCGGCTTCTACCGCTTCTGGGTCAAGCTGGACCTGATCGACACCTATACCGGGGTCATTCTGGCGCACACGCTGCTGGCGCTGCCCTACGTCTCGATCTCCGTTTTCGCGGCACTCGCCAATCTCGACCGGCGGATTCCGCAGGCCGCCCGCAGCCTCGGCGCTTCTGTCTGGCAGACGGTGACGAACGTCGTCGTGCCGGCGGCCCGCCCGGGCATGCTGACCGGCGCTGTCTTCGCCTTCATCGTCAGTTTCGACGAGATCGTCGGGGTGCTGTTCATTACCGTACGCGCGGTGAACACGCTCCCGAAAGTGATCTGGGAAGGCATCCAGGAGAATATCGATCCGACCATCGCCGCCGTCTCGACCTTCCTCGTCATGATCACGCTGGCGGCAACCGCCGTTGTGGTGCTGCGCCGACGGATCGCATGA
- a CDS encoding DUF1028 domain-containing protein — protein MTFSIIGRCERTGAYGAAITTSDLAVGSRCVRLAHGRGAMLSQHRTDSRLGDLGISMLAEGESADRVVAKVCASTADIEWRQIGALDSEGRAAFYHGRRMYSIYAHAAGRNCLALGNILDNPDVPQRMVEAFSRDPAAPLAEKLTSALEAGRDAGGEILGPLRSAALKVSGDYKIDTYDLRIDISGTDAVADLRALYESYKNREDTIRNVALRPDTMPVMRSLFDASIARIEELGLQDRFPTARNRESWTVKG, from the coding sequence ATGACCTTTTCGATCATCGGCCGCTGCGAGCGCACGGGTGCCTACGGCGCGGCGATCACGACCTCCGATCTCGCGGTCGGCTCGCGCTGCGTCCGGCTCGCGCACGGGCGCGGTGCCATGCTCTCCCAGCACCGCACCGACAGCCGGCTCGGCGATCTCGGGATCTCGATGCTGGCCGAAGGCGAGTCCGCCGACCGTGTGGTCGCCAAGGTCTGCGCCTCGACGGCCGATATCGAGTGGCGGCAGATCGGCGCGCTCGACAGCGAGGGGCGCGCCGCCTTCTATCACGGCCGGCGGATGTACTCGATCTATGCTCATGCGGCGGGCCGCAACTGCCTTGCGCTCGGCAACATTCTCGACAATCCGGACGTGCCCCAGCGCATGGTCGAGGCCTTCTCCCGCGATCCCGCGGCCCCGCTTGCGGAGAAACTCACGTCGGCGCTCGAGGCGGGACGGGATGCGGGCGGGGAAATCCTCGGACCGCTGCGCTCGGCGGCGCTCAAGGTTTCCGGAGACTACAAGATCGATACCTACGATCTCAGGATCGATATTTCCGGCACGGATGCGGTTGCCGATCTGCGCGCGCTCTACGAATCCTACAAGAACCGCGAGGACACGATCCGCAACGTCGCTCTCCGGCCGGACACCATGCCGGTGATGCGGAGCCTGTTCGATGCCAGCATCGCGCGGATCGAGGAACTCGGTCTGCAGGACCGCTTCCCCACGGCGCGGAACCGGGAAAGCTGGACGGTGAAAGGCTGA